Within the Bacillus mesophilus genome, the region GTTGTTTTGATTTTGATTTTGATTTTGTCCGCTTTGTTGATTATTGTTGTTGTTATTTTTACTAAACATCTGTTGAATCTTTTCAACTGCTTGTGGTGCTGCTTCAAGGATCTTTTCATATAGATGTGTACTTTCATCAAGGTGAAGCATTTTAACACCAGATGCATTAACAATTAGAAACGCGATTGGTGTTATCGACACACCGCCACCGCTACCTCCACCAAACGGAAGCTTCGGAGCAGACTCTTGTCCTTCTTTCTTTGAACCACTATCTATCTGAAACTCACTTCCACCAGCTGCGAAACCAAACCCAACCTTGGATACCGTTAGGATGACACTCCCATCAGGTGTTTCAACTGGATCTCCAATAATGGTGTTTACATCAATCATTTGTTTTAAACTTTGCATTGCAGTTGTCATTAAGCCTTGAATAGGATGCTCAGCCATATATAGATTCCTCCCATTTATTAAATTGATTTTTCACTGTTCTTTGATTTGAGAAACGAAGGTCCACCCGCAAAAGAGGGAAGCCCTCCCTTCCAGTATTTCACGATTCTCAATCCTGCTAAAATAGCATTCCCGATTCTAAATGAAAGCATACATGATAGTTTCGTATGTGAAAAAGTTTGCTGGAAAAATGGCGTTATTGTTACAGTAGGAGAAGTTTTTAATATCATATATTGACTTAAAACCCCGATAATACTGCCTTTTATCGTCCAGCCTGCTCCCACTAACATCCCAGTCAAAGCTGCATCACCTAAACCCAGATTAGAATGCCACTCTAGTTTATGAACAGTGACTTTCTTTAGAAAGGCTCTAACAATTTTATGTAAACCAACTACATGTTCAATGATCTCTTTGATGTTCTTAAAACCATTTACCAGCTCATTTGAAGTTACATCTTTTGGTTTTTCTTGCGGTTGCCCAGTTGGACTCCCGGTCTGTATCTCTTGCTCAAATACCACGCTATTTGAATCTTTATCAACCTTTATTAATGGTACTTTAATGGTAAATCTAAAAAACCACAAGCGGAGCATGATAGAAAGCTGATCATTATCCTGTGCATGTACATAATCAATTTTTATATGAAGTTCCGAAATAAAGATAAAGAATAATAGCATAAGGATGCCCGAAAGAATAAAGTACCAGATCATTCATATCACCTCACTCGCTTAACAGTATCACCCTTATTTTGAGTAATTAAACCTTTTTTTGGTAAGGTTTTTACTAGTCTTTTGAACAAGGTACTTAACAGAGTGTGGAACAAAAAGTACATGCGCTCCGTTTTTTTACCCAACAAGAATGACCTCGAGTGTTAGCTCGCGTACACTAAATCTCTTAACAATACTTACAGAAAAATAAAAAACCTATCTAAAAATAGATAGGTTGCGAGTTATTTTTCACTATATCGTTCAAGGATTACACTAGTATCAGAAAACAGATCATGTACTCCTTGATTTCTTGGTGTAAAGGCTATAACGATGAATCCCACAAAGAAGATTGTCTTGGAAATAAATTTACCAATTACCTCCCTGAATATCACTGTTGACCAACTTAAGGGTTTAGATTCAATATCTACAACCTTTAAACCAAATACCATTTTCCCTAGTGTTTGTTTAAAGAATTTGGTCATCAACACAAAATAAATATATAGTGTTAACGCAGTAAGGATCGCAATGGGTGTAAACATATTTTCCTTCATAGTGGAGAACTCAAAATAACGAAAGACCGGATAGATTAACAGGTGATTGATGCTAGAAACAATGATTAAGTCAAGCAAATACGCCCAAAATCTAATCCAAAATCCTGCATAATAAATCTTTTTAGACACTGTAACGATTTGATTCGTTTCTTCTAAGGTTTCTTCAGAATTGATTTGAGTATCCATTTTTCATCCTCCTATTCCTGATACAAATACATGGGTCTAGGAGCATTAGGCTGGCTTAGAAGCTTCATAAGACTTGTCATTTCAAGATCACTAGAAACCATCTTTTGAACCCCCATTGTAAGGATAGAGGAGAATCCATAAGCTGATTCGTATTGGATTACACTAACATCTCCAAGGTCATGATCTGTCTTTAGACCTTCAATTGCATCCTCCCAATAGCCAAATTCATCAATTAAATCTAATTCAAGCGCTTGTCTTCCATCATAGATTCGCCCATCAGCAATTTCACGAACTCTGTCCTCGGGAATCTCTCTTCCTTCTGAAATGACCTTGACAAACCCGCTGTACGAATTATTAATCATAGATTGTAATATTTCACGTTCGTCCTCTGTCATATCTCGTGCAGGATTCATAATATCCTTATAAGGACCACTCTTAACTGTTTCTAATTTAACACCGTATTTTTCTGCTAAGCCACTATAATTTAAGCTTTGGAAGATCACACCTAGTGAACCTGTTAGGGTTTCTGGACTTGCATAAATCTTATTTGCTGGAGCGGCTATATAGTACCCGCCTGAAGCCGCCATACTTCCCATAGATATGTATACTGGTTTTTTCGTTTCTTCCTGTATTTCTGTAATCCGATCGTGAATTTCAGCACTCTCTACTACCCCACCGCCTGGTGAGTTGACTCTAATAAGAATACCTTTAATAGAGCGATCCTCGGAAGCTTGATCAAGCATTCTTAAAAATGCACGATGATCATAGCCAGGTGCTTGGAAAATGGATGAGACATCACCAGAATCCATGATAGCTCCATTTACATCGAGTACAACAACCTTATCGAGTGAGTCACCTTCTTCTAAAACCGTCTCTACAAATTCCTCATCGGTCGGAAATAAATCCTCTGAAAATGTGGAAAAATTCCCAAATGCTAACGATGTGGCTACATTCACAATGGCTGAAAATATAAATAACCCCACCGCAATTCCAAGGGCAATCCATCGTTTACTATTCATTAAAACGTCCTCCTAACGACAAACTAACACTAGTTTTCATACGATTCATGATTTTGATACACTATAATCATAATATGGTCATCACTTCTTAGCTAGTAACAAAGTTCATTCTTACATAATATGGAGGTAAAATCTATGAAATTACGTAAAAATCTTTATTTTTTCTATAAAAAAGAACCTGAACTAATCATCCATGTCAAAGAGTTTGAAGAAATCGCAAAGAGTCATGGCTTTAATGTTGTAACCAATGATCAGGAGGCTAACATTATCATTAGTATTGGCGGAGGGGACGGAACCTTTTTACAAGCTGTCCGAAAAACGGGCTTCCGTGATGATTGCCTGTACGCTGGTATTACAACTCATAGTTCATTAAGTTTATATTGTGATTTCTACATTGATGAAAAAGAAAAGATGGTCGAGGCAATGACTACAGAGGGGATAGAGGTGAGACGATACCCTGTCTTATCAGCTTCAATTGATGATACAATCTCTTTTTACTGTCTAAACGAATTATCAATCAGATCAGCTATCATTAAGACATTTGCAATGGATGTGTATATAGATGACCTCCATTTTGAAACGTTTAGAGGAGACGGAATGATTGTTGCTACCCCGACTGGAAGTACGGGCTATAATAAGTCAGTTGGTGGAGCAGTTGTCGATCCTATGCTGCCTTGTTTACAAGTGAGTGAGCTAGCATCCTTAAATAATAACCGTTACCGAACGTTAGGCTCTTCATTTATTTTAAGTGGTAATAGAACGTTACTATTAAAGGTTATCCAAGACGGGAATGATTATCCAATTATTGGAATGGATAATGAAGCCCTAGGAATAAGCCATGTTGAACAAATTGTCATTCAATTAACCGATAAACGAATTAAAACCGTTAAATTAAAAGACAACTCTTACTGGGAAAAGGTAAAGAGAACTTTTTTAGCAGCTGAAGAATAGGTTGAGCTTTTATTTTCTTTATCGTTTAGTATGCAGAAACGCATGGATCAGAGGAAGGATCCATGCGTTTTAAATTTGTGCTTAACTTAATCAACTTCCAATTTAGGCTTTTCCCATTAAAATGCCTTCATTCGATCCTATTAGCTTGAGTGAAAAATCATCTTAAAATGGGCCATTATGGTTAATATTCGTAGGGTTATGTTTCTGAGTGTCATCTTTAATCGATTCAATGCCTTCCTTTACCTTTTTATCACTGAGTGTTTTATATCGGTCAGTTCTTCTATCCATCAAATACCCAAACACCAAAACTGATATTACACCAATTACTACTACAACCCAAAACATTTACTCCCCCCTAGTTGTCCCACGAATTAACTGCGGCACCATGCTTGATTCCTTCACTGCTGATTTCTTCGACCATTTCCATGTTGGACACAATACTACCACTATTTCATATCCACTTATTAATAATTTAGTTTAAAGAAGAGAGCAGCCTATGGCTGCTCACAATTAGCTTAACTGTTTTTCAAGCTGTCGTAGCTCGATTCTTCTAATTTTTCCTGAAGAAGTCTTTGGAAGGTCTTCTATAAACTCTATTCTCCTTGGATACTTATATGGTGCTGTCTGAGCTTTAACATGCTCTTGAAGTTCTCTTATTAATCCCTCTTGATTTTTATCTACATGGTCTTTTAACACGACATAAGCCTTTACAATACTACCTCTTGTATCATCAGGACTCGCAACTACCGCACATTCCTTTACAAGAGGGTGCTTGACTAGTGCATCCTCTACCTCAAAGGGGCCAATTGTATAACCAGAGCTAATGATAATATCATCTGATCTACCCTCAAACCAAAAATAACCATCCTCATCTAGCCTAGCTTGATCTCCTGTTAAATAATACTCACCTCTGAACTGTTTGGCAGTTCTTTCCGGATCTTTATAGTATTTTTTAAATAGGGCGGGAGTTTCAATATGTACGGCAATATCACCTGTTTCTCCAGGTAAAACTGGTTTTCCATCTTCATTAATTATTGCCACTGTATTTCCTGGTGTGGGCTTACCCATTGAACCTGGCTTCAATTCCATTCCCTTTAATACACCCACTAAGAGTGTATTCTCTGTCTGCCCATACCCATCTCTTACGTCCACTTTAAAGTATTTTCTAAATGTATCAATTACTTCTCTATTTAAAGGTTCGCCAGCAGATACCGCACTATGAAGATGTGGCAGCGTATACCGATCAAGGCCGTCAACCTTTGCCATAAGTCTATATTCGGTCGGTGTGCAACATAAGACATTTACTGAATATTTACCAAGCAGCTCTAAGTATCTTTCTGGATCAAATTTGCCATTATAGATGAATCCTGTTGCCCCAGAGCCTAGAGTAGCCAAAAATGGACTCCAAACCCACTTCTGCCATCCCGGTCCCGCTGTCGCCCATACAACGTCACCATCATGAATATCAAGCCAATTAGATGCTGATGTTCTTAGGTGTGCAAATCCCCAACCATGAGTATGTACAACACCTTTTGGATTTCCTGTTGTACCAGAGGTATAGGAAAGAAAAGCCATATCTTCACTTTTTGTTAACGCTGTTTCTAACTGCTTATTATGCTGATTGGCAAGATCTTCTAAATCTAGCCAATTGTCTACTCTTTCTCCAACAGTAAATAAGGAGATGTTCGTCGTATCGATTTCAGTAAATTGCTCTGTAAACTCATGATAGCAAATAACAGCTTTTACTTCTCCGTGATGTAGTCTGTATTCAATATCTTTCTTTCGAAGCATTTCTGAGCCTGGTATCACGATCATCCCGCTCTTTAAAGCAGCTAGATATATTTCATAAGCCTCAATTAATCTAGGTACAATGACCAAAATAGAATCTCCCTTTTGGAGTCCATGATTTAATAAAGCGTTTCCAAATTGGTTTGCCCGTTCCATTAGCTCAAGGTATGTAACTTCTTGTGTAAGACCATCTTGATTCTCCCATTTTAATGCAACCCTTTGAGGATCACAGGAAAATTTTTCTACTTCTGCTGTAATATTGTAAGTTTCAGGTGCTAATAGCTGTTCTCGATTCATCAAACCCCTCCTTTGACTATAATGTAATTATATCAAATTTTGGGATTATTTAGAATAAAACAATAGTAGGATATAGAATTAGAAGAGTAGTTGCGAAGTTTCAATTTATTAAAATAAAATTTAATACAAAAATAAAAGGGCGGGAAAAACCCGCCCTGTAGCCATTTCTATTTAGTTAAAATTATTGACGGAATCCACCACCAAGTTGTTGTTCAGCCATAGATACTAAACGCTTAGTGATTTCTCCTCCAACAGAACCGTTAGCACGAGAAGTTGTATCAGCTCCAAGGTTTACACCAAACTCGTTAGCAATCTCATACTTCATTTGGTCAAGAGCTTGTTGAACTCCAGGTACTAGAAGTTGGTTTGAGTTATTACTGTTGTTGTTTGCCATGTGTATCACCTCCTTGTGATTATAGAGTGTGATAAATCACATGGTTTCATTCGAAAAGTTTACTGGTAATTATTAGTTATTTAAAATAAATCTTCAAACTTGGAGTCTGATTGGACAGTTTGCTCTGTTATTTCAACTACTTCTGTACGATTAATCGCGTCTTCAATTAATGGTGAAAAGTCATAAAAGCTTTCAAATCGATTAGCTTTTTCACGTTTTGGCTTTGTAGCAGGTGAGGCTGGAGTAAAAATTGTACAACAATCCTCAAAAGGTCGAATTGAAATATCATACGTATTAATTTTTTTCGATAGCTCAATGATTTCAAGCTTATCCATTGTTATAACAGGTCTTATGATAGGAATGTTGGTTACTTCGTTAATTGTATTCATACTAGCAAGGGTTTGACTCGCGACTTGACCTAAGCTTTCCCCTGTTGCAAGAGCAAGGATTTCATTTCTTTCGGCAATTTGCTCTGCAATTCTCAACATCATTCTTCTCATAACCGTCATTGAGTAATTACTTGGGATTTGCTTTTGTATCATAGTTTGAATATCTGTAAATGGAACAAGATGTACTTTAACCTTTTTAGAATATGAAGTCAACTTGCCCGCTAAATCCAACACTTTTTGCTTAGCACGATCATTCGTATAAGGGGGACTGTGGAAATGAATAGCTTCTAGTGCCACCCCTCTTTTCATCGTTAAATAACCAGCAACAGGACTATCAATACCACCCGATAAAAGTAGCAATGCTTTCCCACTTGATCCTACTGGTAAACCTCCTGCCCCTTTACGAGTATAAGAAGAGATATATGTATCACCTTCTCTTACCTCGATTCTGACTTCGATTTCAGGGTTCCGAACATCCACAGTAACATCATCTGTATGATCTAATAGGTGACCACCAATTTCAAAGTTCAGCTGTTGTGTGTCAAGTGGGAACTGCTTATAAGAACGCTTTACATTAACTTTAAAAGTCTTATGTCCTTGTCCCTTTGCTTCGTGAAAGGCATAAAGTGCTCCCGATTTCATCTCTTCAAGATCTGTGGCTGTTCTTAAAGCAAGACTATATGAATGGATACCAAATACAGTCTCCAACTGATCCATAATGGCGAAATGATTTTCTCCATTAAGTTTAATAAACATACGATCTCTCGTTTTTTCTATTCTAATTTTTGGAAAGTCCTTTAATCGATGAAGAACGTTTTCTTTTAATGCATCAATAAATTTTTGGCGATTCTTACTTTTAGTTGTAATTTCACCATAACGAATGAGTATTTGATCATATAACATGTAACTAC harbors:
- the ytfJ gene encoding GerW family sporulation protein; amino-acid sequence: MAEHPIQGLMTTAMQSLKQMIDVNTIIGDPVETPDGSVILTVSKVGFGFAAGGSEFQIDSGSKKEGQESAPKLPFGGGSGGGVSITPIAFLIVNASGVKMLHLDESTHLYEKILEAAPQAVEKIQQMFSKNNNNNNQQSGQNQNQNQNNGQGQNQQKQTLDF
- a CDS encoding DUF2953 domain-containing protein codes for the protein MIWYFILSGILMLLFFIFISELHIKIDYVHAQDNDQLSIMLRLWFFRFTIKVPLIKVDKDSNSVVFEQEIQTGSPTGQPQEKPKDVTSNELVNGFKNIKEIIEHVVGLHKIVRAFLKKVTVHKLEWHSNLGLGDAALTGMLVGAGWTIKGSIIGVLSQYMILKTSPTVTITPFFQQTFSHTKLSCMLSFRIGNAILAGLRIVKYWKGGLPSFAGGPSFLKSKNSEKSI
- a CDS encoding RDD family protein; this encodes MDTQINSEETLEETNQIVTVSKKIYYAGFWIRFWAYLLDLIIVSSINHLLIYPVFRYFEFSTMKENMFTPIAILTALTLYIYFVLMTKFFKQTLGKMVFGLKVVDIESKPLSWSTVIFREVIGKFISKTIFFVGFIVIAFTPRNQGVHDLFSDTSVILERYSEK
- the sppA gene encoding signal peptide peptidase SppA, giving the protein MNSKRWIALGIAVGLFIFSAIVNVATSLAFGNFSTFSEDLFPTDEEFVETVLEEGDSLDKVVVLDVNGAIMDSGDVSSIFQAPGYDHRAFLRMLDQASEDRSIKGILIRVNSPGGGVVESAEIHDRITEIQEETKKPVYISMGSMAASGGYYIAAPANKIYASPETLTGSLGVIFQSLNYSGLAEKYGVKLETVKSGPYKDIMNPARDMTEDEREILQSMINNSYSGFVKVISEGREIPEDRVREIADGRIYDGRQALELDLIDEFGYWEDAIEGLKTDHDLGDVSVIQYESAYGFSSILTMGVQKMVSSDLEMTSLMKLLSQPNAPRPMYLYQE
- a CDS encoding NAD kinase, translating into MKLRKNLYFFYKKEPELIIHVKEFEEIAKSHGFNVVTNDQEANIIISIGGGDGTFLQAVRKTGFRDDCLYAGITTHSSLSLYCDFYIDEKEKMVEAMTTEGIEVRRYPVLSASIDDTISFYCLNELSIRSAIIKTFAMDVYIDDLHFETFRGDGMIVATPTGSTGYNKSVGGAVVDPMLPCLQVSELASLNNNRYRTLGSSFILSGNRTLLLKVIQDGNDYPIIGMDNEALGISHVEQIVIQLTDKRIKTVKLKDNSYWEKVKRTFLAAEE
- the mbcS gene encoding acyl-CoA synthetase MbcS codes for the protein MNREQLLAPETYNITAEVEKFSCDPQRVALKWENQDGLTQEVTYLELMERANQFGNALLNHGLQKGDSILVIVPRLIEAYEIYLAALKSGMIVIPGSEMLRKKDIEYRLHHGEVKAVICYHEFTEQFTEIDTTNISLFTVGERVDNWLDLEDLANQHNKQLETALTKSEDMAFLSYTSGTTGNPKGVVHTHGWGFAHLRTSASNWLDIHDGDVVWATAGPGWQKWVWSPFLATLGSGATGFIYNGKFDPERYLELLGKYSVNVLCCTPTEYRLMAKVDGLDRYTLPHLHSAVSAGEPLNREVIDTFRKYFKVDVRDGYGQTENTLLVGVLKGMELKPGSMGKPTPGNTVAIINEDGKPVLPGETGDIAVHIETPALFKKYYKDPERTAKQFRGEYYLTGDQARLDEDGYFWFEGRSDDIIISSGYTIGPFEVEDALVKHPLVKECAVVASPDDTRGSIVKAYVVLKDHVDKNQEGLIRELQEHVKAQTAPYKYPRRIEFIEDLPKTSSGKIRRIELRQLEKQLS
- a CDS encoding alpha/beta-type small acid-soluble spore protein, producing the protein MANNNSNNSNQLLVPGVQQALDQMKYEIANEFGVNLGADTTSRANGSVGGEITKRLVSMAEQQLGGGFRQ
- the thiI gene encoding tRNA uracil 4-sulfurtransferase ThiI → MLYDQILIRYGEITTKSKNRQKFIDALKENVLHRLKDFPKIRIEKTRDRMFIKLNGENHFAIMDQLETVFGIHSYSLALRTATDLEEMKSGALYAFHEAKGQGHKTFKVNVKRSYKQFPLDTQQLNFEIGGHLLDHTDDVTVDVRNPEIEVRIEVREGDTYISSYTRKGAGGLPVGSSGKALLLLSGGIDSPVAGYLTMKRGVALEAIHFHSPPYTNDRAKQKVLDLAGKLTSYSKKVKVHLVPFTDIQTMIQKQIPSNYSMTVMRRMMLRIAEQIAERNEILALATGESLGQVASQTLASMNTINEVTNIPIIRPVITMDKLEIIELSKKINTYDISIRPFEDCCTIFTPASPATKPKREKANRFESFYDFSPLIEDAINRTEVVEITEQTVQSDSKFEDLF